A window from Mycobacterium saskatchewanense encodes these proteins:
- a CDS encoding MCE family protein produces MAKNFHSAVLRLSVFVALCLLGALGLVMVFGQLRIGGAENTYNAEFVNVSGLSGGNFVRIAGVEVGKVQHISVNSAGHALVAFAVDRAVQLTDTTRALIRYDNPIGGRYLELQKGAAVGKRLAPHATIPVDRTRPALDLDALIGGFRPLFRALSPAQVNALSTQLIQAFQGQGTTINALFTQTAAFTNTLADRDALIGQVVNNLNTVLASLGPQSDQLATAVDSLAELMSTLAGHKTAIANSLAYSNAAAANIADLLTRARPSLKDTVQQTDRAAGVAMADHDYLDNLLNTLPDAYQMLARQGLYGDFFSFYLCDLILKLPGKGGQPVYVKIAGQASGRCTPK; encoded by the coding sequence ATGGCAAAGAACTTTCATTCCGCCGTGTTACGGCTGTCCGTATTCGTCGCGCTTTGCTTGTTGGGCGCCTTGGGACTGGTGATGGTGTTCGGCCAGCTCCGGATCGGAGGTGCCGAAAACACCTACAACGCCGAATTCGTCAACGTATCCGGGCTTTCAGGGGGCAATTTCGTGCGGATTGCCGGAGTCGAAGTCGGCAAGGTTCAACACATATCCGTCAACTCTGCAGGACACGCCCTGGTAGCCTTTGCGGTCGACCGCGCCGTCCAGCTGACCGACACGACTCGGGCCCTTATCCGCTACGACAACCCCATCGGGGGCAGATATCTGGAGTTGCAGAAGGGCGCCGCTGTCGGCAAACGCTTGGCACCGCACGCCACGATACCGGTTGACCGGACCCGGCCGGCCTTGGACCTCGACGCCCTGATCGGCGGTTTTCGTCCGCTCTTTCGTGCCCTGAGTCCCGCTCAAGTCAATGCGTTGTCAACGCAACTGATTCAGGCATTCCAGGGCCAGGGCACCACCATCAATGCGCTGTTCACTCAGACTGCGGCATTCACCAACACGCTTGCCGACCGCGACGCCCTGATCGGGCAAGTCGTTAACAACCTCAACACCGTGCTCGCCTCGCTTGGCCCCCAAAGCGACCAACTCGCCACTGCGGTGGACTCACTCGCTGAGCTGATGTCGACGCTCGCCGGGCATAAGACCGCCATCGCCAACTCGCTGGCCTACTCCAACGCCGCAGCGGCAAACATCGCCGATCTCCTCACCCGCGCGCGACCGTCATTGAAAGACACTGTGCAGCAGACCGATCGGGCTGCGGGAGTCGCCATGGCCGATCACGACTACCTCGACAACCTGTTAAACACCTTGCCCGACGCGTATCAAATGCTTGCTCGGCAGGGGCTCTATGGCGACTTCTTCAGCTTTTACCTCTGCGACTTGATCCTCAAACTGCCCGGCAAAGGAGGTCAGCCGGTCTACGTGAAGATAGCGGGCCAGGCGAGCGGTAGGTGTACCCCCAAATGA
- a CDS encoding MCE family protein, with translation MKWSLQQHNPLVIGGIGLGVVAAVIAFALNFHSIGFLNHTTGYTAYFAEASGLAAGTDVQVAGLKVGKVTAVALETNKVKVEFEVSDDVRLGDRSEAAVKTKALLGTKVLEVTTRGDGPLSAPIPLDRTQPAYQLTDALGDLSTAISGLHTDDLNQSLATLAQTFADTPAGFKIAVDGVARISHTLSERDAQLRSLLANANKATTVLADRSRQIVDLVRDTNALLAALREQRHSMDQISSNISKLSQQLSGFIDDNRSQLRPALDKLNGVLAIIDNRKEQIQKSIKLLNSYAMSLGESVASGPFFKAYLANLVPGQFIQPFVDAAFSDLGLDPNVLSPSQRVDPPTGQPGTPPLPVPYPRTGQGGEPNRTLPDAITGNPGDPRYPYREPLPAPPTGGPPPGPPAVGSPGPTSGPAPTPTSFDVPPPPAAHPPPSMTRQERQDGP, from the coding sequence ATGAAATGGTCTCTACAGCAACACAATCCGTTGGTCATCGGCGGCATTGGGCTTGGCGTCGTCGCGGCCGTAATTGCGTTCGCGTTGAACTTCCACAGCATAGGTTTCCTCAATCACACCACCGGATACACCGCCTACTTCGCCGAGGCCAGCGGCCTGGCCGCCGGTACCGATGTCCAAGTGGCCGGTCTCAAGGTCGGCAAAGTGACTGCGGTGGCGCTGGAAACGAACAAGGTCAAGGTCGAGTTCGAGGTATCCGACGACGTTCGCCTCGGCGACAGATCTGAAGCGGCCGTCAAGACCAAAGCGCTGTTGGGCACCAAGGTTCTCGAGGTGACGACCCGCGGGGACGGGCCCCTGTCAGCGCCGATTCCGCTGGACCGCACTCAGCCGGCTTACCAGCTGACCGACGCGCTAGGCGATTTATCAACGGCCATCAGTGGATTGCATACCGACGACCTGAACCAGTCCCTGGCAACGTTAGCTCAGACTTTCGCCGACACGCCCGCCGGCTTCAAGATCGCCGTGGACGGAGTCGCGCGAATCTCACATACCCTCAGTGAACGCGACGCGCAATTGCGTAGTCTGCTCGCCAACGCCAACAAGGCGACCACCGTTTTGGCCGACCGTAGTCGCCAGATCGTCGATCTGGTCCGGGACACCAACGCCTTGCTGGCAGCGCTACGGGAGCAGCGCCATTCGATGGACCAGATCTCATCCAATATTTCGAAGCTTTCGCAGCAACTGTCAGGGTTCATCGACGACAACCGCTCCCAGCTGCGTCCCGCCCTGGACAAGCTCAACGGCGTACTGGCCATTATCGACAACCGCAAAGAGCAGATCCAGAAGTCGATCAAGCTGCTTAATTCCTACGCCATGTCACTGGGGGAATCGGTGGCGTCGGGCCCGTTCTTCAAGGCCTACCTGGCGAATCTGGTGCCTGGACAGTTCATTCAGCCGTTTGTCGACGCTGCGTTCTCCGACCTTGGGCTTGACCCCAATGTCTTGTCACCGTCTCAACGCGTCGATCCGCCTACTGGTCAGCCCGGTACGCCTCCGCTTCCCGTTCCTTACCCCCGCACAGGGCAAGGGGGAGAACCAAACCGCACGTTGCCAGATGCGATTACCGGTAATCCCGGCGATCCGCGCTACCCCTACCGCGAACCTCTGCCGGCGCCGCCGACCGGAGGACCGCCGCCAGGACCGCCTGCGGTCGGCTCGCCCGGGCCCACGTCGGGCCCCGCCCCTACGCCGACGTCGTTTGACGTGCCGCCGCCCCCTGCGGCGCACCCGCCACCTTCGATGACCAGGCAGGAAAGGCAGGACGGACCGTGA
- a CDS encoding IS3 family transposase (programmed frameshift), producing MGRVSKYPDELRERAVRMVAEVRPQYPSQWAAITAVTGMLGIGTPETLRTWIRRSEVDTGQRPGVTSAMAEENKALRKEIAELRRANEILKAAANFLRGRARPARETVIRFIAEHKDHQVAGPNGGAGLRWGVEPMCAVLSEHGVPISPSTYYEWINKTPTRRQIHDAELVEIITAAREDKKKGKFVQTLGSRKLWIWLRSQGHDVARCTVERIMRENGWEGARYGSKHKTTIADDTHRRYPDLVDRRFYAAAPNRLWVADFTYVSTWMGFVYVAFVIDAYSRRILGWRAARSMTTDLVLDAIEHAFFTRAQDGTTSLHGLIAHSDAGSQYTSVAFTQRLIDEGVDPSVGSVGDALDNALAETTVGSFKNELIRRQGPWRDVNQVELATAEWVVWFNTERPHEYLDDFTPEAVETLYYDHKRTPPKAG from the exons ATGGGACGTGTCAGCAAGTACCCCGACGAGCTTCGTGAACGTGCGGTGCGCATGGTCGCTGAGGTGCGCCCGCAGTACCCGTCGCAGTGGGCGGCGATCACGGCGGTCACGGGCATGTTGGGGATCGGCACACCGGAGACGTTGCGGACCTGGATCCGCCGCTCGGAGGTCGATACCGGCCAGCGGCCGGGTGTGACCTCCGCGATGGCCGAGGAGAACAAGGCGCTGCGCAAGGAGATTGCCGAGCTGCGCCGGGCCAACGAGATCTTGAAAGCAGCGGCGA ATTTTCTTCGGGGCCGAGCTCGACCGGCCCGGGAGACGGTGATCCGGTTCATCGCCGAACACAAGGACCACCAGGTGGCCGGCCCCAACGGCGGGGCCGGGCTGCGCTGGGGTGTCGAGCCCATGTGTGCGGTGCTGTCTGAGCATGGCGTGCCGATCAGCCCGTCGACCTACTACGAGTGGATCAACAAGACCCCGACACGACGGCAGATCCATGACGCCGAGCTGGTCGAGATCATCACCGCGGCGCGGGAAGACAAGAAAAAGGGCAAGTTCGTCCAGACGCTGGGGTCACGCAAGTTGTGGATCTGGCTACGCAGCCAGGGTCACGATGTCGCCCGGTGCACGGTGGAGCGGATCATGCGCGAGAACGGTTGGGAGGGCGCGCGGTACGGATCCAAGCACAAGACCACCATCGCCGACGACACTCATCGGCGATACCCGGATCTGGTGGACCGCCGCTTTTATGCCGCGGCGCCAAATCGGTTGTGGGTGGCCGACTTTACGTATGTGTCGACCTGGATGGGATTCGTCTACGTCGCATTCGTCATCGACGCCTACAGCCGCCGGATCCTAGGCTGGCGGGCCGCCAGATCCATGACCACCGATCTGGTCCTCGACGCTATCGAGCATGCGTTCTTCACTCGCGCCCAGGACGGCACCACCAGTCTGCACGGGCTGATTGCGCACAGCGACGCGGGCAGTCAATACACCTCGGTGGCCTTCACCCAGCGGCTCATCGATGAGGGCGTGGATCCCTCCGTCGGCTCGGTTGGCGATGCGCTGGACAATGCGCTGGCCGAGACCACCGTCGGCTCGTTCAAGAACGAACTTATCCGCCGGCAAGGCCCGTGGCGCGACGTCAACCAGGTCGAGCTGGCGACCGCTGAATGGGTGGTCTGGTTCAACACCGAACGCCCCCACGAGTACCTCGACGACTTCACTCCCGAGGCCGTCGAGACGCTCTACTACGATCACAAACGCACCCCACCAAAGGCAGGGTGA
- a CDS encoding mammalian cell entry protein — protein MGSLRKRRDGSSLAVVVVLSGLLVWLGFQAYQSHRTDLRHSLFILTARQAALNLTTINYTEAEADVQRIVDSATGAFRGDFKKRSQPFIDVVKQSQSKSQGSVTETALESEQGDSGQVLVAVTVNTSVAGVAEEQPRAWRMRITVQKVGDDAKVSNVEFVP, from the coding sequence ATCGGGAGTCTCCGGAAACGCCGGGACGGCTCATCACTCGCCGTGGTCGTCGTCTTGTCTGGATTGCTCGTATGGCTCGGATTTCAGGCCTATCAATCGCATCGAACCGATCTGCGCCACAGCCTGTTCATCCTGACCGCTCGCCAAGCTGCGCTCAATCTGACGACGATCAACTACACCGAGGCGGAGGCCGATGTGCAGCGGATTGTGGACTCGGCCACGGGCGCGTTCCGCGGCGACTTCAAGAAACGTTCACAGCCGTTTATCGATGTCGTCAAGCAATCGCAGTCTAAGTCGCAGGGCTCGGTCACCGAAACAGCCCTGGAATCCGAACAAGGTGATTCCGGTCAAGTCCTGGTGGCGGTGACGGTCAACACCTCGGTTGCGGGAGTAGCTGAGGAACAACCACGCGCTTGGCGCATGCGGATCACCGTGCAAAAAGTGGGGGACGACGCAAAGGTCTCGAATGTGGAATTCGTCCCGTGA
- a CDS encoding CAP domain-containing protein translates to MRQPLVAAIVTGAAVLSVPVARADNKRLNDGVVSNVYTVQQQAGCTNNVTVNLQLQQAAEWHAHDLVSNRSLDGDIGTDGSTPQSRSAAAGFRGPVSETVAINPALAISGIELINQWYYNPDYYAIMSNCANSQIGVWSENSPGRTVVVAVYGQPPPGRSTVQASPHAGTQDAPVDPGPDYDASDEIEFGTNWFAWILRGVYPPPAYPPN, encoded by the coding sequence ATGCGTCAGCCGCTGGTCGCCGCCATTGTCACCGGGGCCGCAGTCCTTTCGGTGCCCGTGGCGCGAGCCGACAACAAGCGCCTTAACGACGGAGTCGTCTCCAATGTGTACACCGTCCAGCAGCAAGCGGGTTGTACCAACAACGTGACGGTCAACCTCCAACTTCAACAGGCCGCAGAGTGGCATGCGCACGATCTGGTGAGTAATCGCAGCCTCGACGGAGATATCGGGACGGACGGGTCAACACCTCAAAGTCGGTCTGCTGCAGCGGGTTTTCGCGGTCCGGTGTCCGAAACGGTAGCCATCAACCCGGCGTTGGCGATCAGCGGTATTGAGCTGATCAACCAGTGGTACTACAACCCCGACTATTACGCCATCATGTCCAATTGTGCCAACAGCCAAATCGGGGTGTGGTCTGAGAACAGTCCCGGTCGCACGGTTGTCGTTGCCGTCTACGGGCAACCGCCACCCGGACGCTCAACCGTTCAGGCTTCCCCCCACGCGGGGACCCAGGACGCTCCAGTTGATCCCGGACCGGACTACGACGCCAGCGACGAAATCGAGTTCGGCACCAACTGGTTCGCCTGGATCCTTCGCGGAGTCTACCCACCCCCTGCATACCCGCCGAATTAA
- a CDS encoding DUF732 domain-containing protein, producing MSAWPAHAAPAPEVEYLYDVTARRHYNVPNNDALGYGHRICDEVSRGASYAQVMSDVKNDVTPNDEFAANYLVSYAVNLLCPGQIWRLRESAAHYQPPAGG from the coding sequence GTGTCAGCATGGCCCGCGCACGCCGCTCCGGCGCCCGAGGTGGAGTATCTCTACGACGTCACGGCCCGACGTCACTACAACGTCCCGAACAACGACGCACTTGGCTACGGTCACAGGATCTGCGACGAGGTCAGTCGTGGCGCGAGCTACGCACAAGTGATGAGTGATGTCAAAAATGATGTGACCCCGAATGACGAATTCGCGGCGAATTACCTGGTGTCCTACGCGGTCAATCTGCTTTGCCCCGGCCAGATTTGGCGGTTACGCGAGTCGGCCGCGCACTACCAACCCCCGGCGGGGGGTTGA
- a CDS encoding cytochrome P450, with protein sequence MHRFDELRAQYAVFWSTEEPGYHVFTEHDAILQALQKPDLFSSHATLPTMPYPDFRWIPQMIDPPEHTRWRQLLGGWFTPKRIARMDGLVRQRCAHLVEELAPLGSCDFVADFAGQFPTTVFLSILGLPVQELDRFMAWEKAIMHYSKRTDPDYSGFATAMGQVRDYFADLIAERKANRRQGAEDIVSAAVEWRINGESVPDDDLLNCMLLLFMAGLDTVASQLSYAFYHLATHASDRVRLVDDPELAGSAVEEFLRAYPIVMVGRQVTRDVEFAGCPLKAGEVVSFALPSAGRDAKVFPNSTAYEIDRGMVRHISFGAGPHRCLGSHLARREMLIALQEWHRLIPDYRLPDGATITEHGGNGVFGIDRLPIVWDATR encoded by the coding sequence GTGCACCGCTTCGATGAGCTAAGGGCACAGTACGCGGTTTTCTGGTCGACCGAAGAGCCTGGTTATCACGTCTTCACTGAGCACGACGCGATTTTGCAGGCTCTTCAGAAGCCGGATCTGTTCTCCAGCCACGCAACGCTGCCAACTATGCCGTATCCCGACTTCCGTTGGATACCACAGATGATCGATCCACCGGAACACACCAGGTGGCGTCAGCTGCTCGGTGGGTGGTTCACTCCGAAGCGCATCGCCCGAATGGACGGCCTGGTGCGGCAGCGCTGTGCCCATCTCGTCGAGGAACTAGCGCCCCTGGGCAGTTGCGATTTCGTGGCCGACTTCGCAGGTCAGTTCCCCACGACAGTTTTCCTTTCGATTCTAGGTCTGCCAGTGCAGGAGCTGGACCGATTCATGGCATGGGAAAAGGCCATCATGCACTACTCGAAACGCACCGATCCGGATTATTCGGGCTTTGCCACTGCCATGGGCCAGGTCCGAGACTACTTCGCCGACCTCATCGCCGAGCGCAAAGCCAACCGGCGACAAGGCGCGGAGGACATCGTGTCGGCCGCCGTGGAATGGAGAATCAACGGCGAGTCGGTGCCCGACGACGACTTGCTCAACTGCATGTTGCTTCTTTTCATGGCGGGCCTCGACACCGTAGCGTCCCAGCTGTCTTATGCCTTCTATCACTTGGCAACACATGCCTCCGACCGCGTCCGCCTGGTCGACGATCCGGAGCTCGCCGGGTCCGCCGTCGAAGAGTTCCTGCGCGCCTATCCGATCGTCATGGTGGGTCGGCAAGTCACCCGCGACGTCGAGTTCGCGGGTTGTCCTCTCAAGGCTGGTGAGGTCGTGTCGTTCGCGCTGCCTTCTGCGGGTAGGGATGCGAAGGTATTCCCCAACAGCACGGCATATGAGATCGACCGCGGTATGGTCAGGCACATCTCTTTCGGCGCCGGCCCGCATCGCTGCCTTGGATCCCACCTCGCCAGACGTGAAATGCTCATCGCACTGCAAGAATGGCATCGTCTGATCCCCGACTACCGATTGCCGGACGGCGCGACGATCACCGAGCACGGAGGAAACGGCGTTTTCGGAATCGACCGCCTTCCTATCGTGTGGGATGCAACGCGCTGA
- a CDS encoding Zn-ribbon domain-containing OB-fold protein: protein MHTFTVNHQPWTPGQPPFVVVIVELEEQWGLRLTSNLVHSQIDEVRIGMPVTVGFIGRHGLWYPVFVPADGRDD from the coding sequence GTGCATACCTTCACGGTCAACCATCAGCCGTGGACACCCGGGCAGCCGCCCTTCGTCGTCGTGATCGTGGAGCTAGAGGAGCAATGGGGGCTGCGTCTCACGTCGAACCTGGTGCATAGCCAGATCGATGAGGTGAGGATCGGCATGCCGGTGACGGTGGGATTCATTGGCCGACATGGGCTGTGGTACCCCGTTTTCGTACCGGCGGATGGCAGAGATGACTGA
- a CDS encoding thiolase family protein: MTDAGFERHAAITGIGQSQVGRRLGRSAIDLTMEACLAAIADAGLVKGQIDGVSTYPGGDELTSMGYCGPTANALQDAMRLELSWYQGAAELPGQLGAVVAACMAIATGLARHVLVYRTVTESTAQGAAGRGSVLGAAADTAAGIGRWMAPFGAVSAVNWLAPLAMRHFHVYGTTREQLAQIPLVQRHHASLNPRAVLRSPMALQDYLSARMISTPLCLLDCDIPVDGSTALVVSVIDTAKDSPHGAVGFEAFGTALHGRPSWDQYQDMTSMASRGAAEHLWSRTTLRPADIDVAQLYDGFSVLALIWLESLGFCEHGDGGRYVEGGQRISLTGELPLNTGGGQLSAGRLHGFGLIYEAVTQLRHQAGERQVAKAEVALVANGGGPIAGAMILTRMR; this comes from the coding sequence ATGACTGACGCCGGCTTCGAGCGTCACGCCGCCATCACCGGGATCGGTCAGTCGCAGGTGGGTAGGCGCCTCGGCCGTTCGGCAATCGACTTGACCATGGAAGCCTGTCTCGCCGCGATCGCCGACGCCGGTCTGGTGAAGGGGCAGATTGACGGAGTCTCGACCTATCCGGGTGGCGATGAGTTGACTTCGATGGGTTATTGCGGACCCACCGCCAATGCCCTGCAGGACGCGATGCGCTTGGAATTGTCCTGGTACCAGGGTGCAGCGGAGTTGCCCGGTCAACTGGGGGCAGTGGTAGCCGCCTGCATGGCAATCGCCACCGGCTTGGCCCGCCACGTACTGGTGTATCGGACGGTTACTGAATCCACGGCTCAAGGCGCTGCCGGGCGGGGCTCCGTATTGGGGGCCGCAGCCGATACAGCTGCCGGGATCGGGCGGTGGATGGCGCCGTTTGGGGCGGTCTCTGCGGTGAATTGGTTGGCACCACTGGCGATGCGCCACTTTCACGTTTATGGCACCACCCGAGAGCAATTGGCGCAGATCCCGCTGGTGCAGCGTCACCACGCCTCATTGAATCCGAGGGCGGTGTTGCGATCACCGATGGCGTTGCAGGACTATCTCAGCGCGCGAATGATCTCGACCCCGCTATGCCTGCTCGACTGCGACATCCCCGTCGACGGTTCGACCGCTCTTGTCGTCTCGGTGATCGACACCGCAAAGGACAGCCCCCATGGCGCCGTGGGATTCGAGGCGTTTGGCACCGCGTTACACGGCCGCCCATCGTGGGATCAATACCAGGACATGACCTCCATGGCGTCGCGCGGGGCTGCCGAGCATTTGTGGAGCCGAACCACTCTGCGACCCGCAGACATCGACGTCGCGCAACTCTACGACGGGTTCAGCGTTCTGGCTCTGATCTGGTTGGAGTCACTCGGCTTTTGCGAACATGGTGACGGCGGCCGTTATGTGGAGGGCGGCCAGCGTATTTCTCTCACGGGTGAGCTGCCGCTCAATACCGGAGGCGGCCAGCTCTCCGCCGGCAGGCTCCATGGTTTCGGTTTGATCTATGAGGCGGTTACCCAGCTGCGTCATCAGGCCGGCGAACGGCAGGTCGCGAAGGCCGAGGTAGCGTTGGTCGCCAACGGCGGAGGGCCTATCGCGGGAGCGATGATCCTCACACGAATGAGATAA
- a CDS encoding acyl-CoA synthase codes for MNIDDPQPLAERPEPQRDETDDDLDLLTYNEVRVRLAEEIVAEERHRDALRQRLERGDSLTTRDELVRCGQRLRALQDAAARTRNPVITAANAAQFYGLATEPPQE; via the coding sequence ATGAACATTGACGATCCCCAGCCCCTCGCTGAACGGCCCGAACCTCAGCGTGACGAGACCGACGACGACCTCGACTTGCTCACTTACAACGAAGTCCGCGTCCGGCTCGCCGAAGAGATAGTCGCCGAAGAACGTCACCGTGATGCGCTCCGGCAACGTTTGGAACGCGGGGATTCGCTCACCACACGCGACGAGCTCGTTCGCTGCGGCCAGCGCCTGCGTGCCCTCCAGGACGCAGCAGCACGAACCCGGAATCCGGTCATCACTGCGGCCAACGCCGCACAGTTCTACGGCCTCGCCACCGAACCGCCTCAAGAGTGA
- a CDS encoding amidohydrolase family protein, which produces MPLQDYMQILSVDDHLIEPPRVFVDRVPGKYFDQVPRIIEDENNHHVWTFEGRRYPQIGLNAVAGKDATEYGTEPVRYEDMIPGCYDPIERAKDMDLDGVQAAMCYPSFPGFAGRVFLQADDHDLAYLCVQAWNDFSVGEWSGSAPGRFIPLAMVPLWDTELCVKEIERVAAMGARAITFPENPSPLGLPSFHTRHWDPVFAALQDAGLPLCLHFGSSSHVPGFASDAPLAVSIALYSTNLMATTTDLLFSGALQRHPRLKIVLAEGGIGWIPYVVERCDYVWDRHRWYQDIDKQTRPSDLFREHFYGCFIDDNFGIRVRHDIGIDNLTFEVDYPHSDSQWPNTRRYATEAFAKVPDDEVHRIVELNTRKLFRFGPAGETVDL; this is translated from the coding sequence GTGCCGTTGCAGGATTACATGCAGATTCTCTCGGTCGACGACCATTTGATCGAGCCGCCGCGCGTGTTCGTCGACCGCGTTCCGGGCAAGTACTTCGACCAGGTGCCACGCATCATCGAGGACGAGAACAATCATCACGTGTGGACATTTGAGGGTCGACGCTACCCGCAGATCGGGCTGAACGCGGTGGCCGGCAAGGATGCCACCGAGTACGGGACCGAGCCCGTGCGCTACGAGGACATGATCCCGGGCTGTTACGACCCGATCGAGCGGGCCAAGGACATGGACCTCGACGGCGTCCAGGCCGCGATGTGCTACCCGTCGTTCCCGGGGTTCGCGGGCCGCGTGTTCCTCCAGGCCGATGACCACGATCTGGCGTACCTGTGTGTGCAAGCGTGGAACGACTTCTCCGTCGGGGAATGGAGCGGCTCCGCCCCGGGGCGTTTCATCCCGCTGGCGATGGTGCCACTTTGGGACACTGAGTTGTGCGTCAAAGAAATTGAGCGAGTCGCCGCGATGGGAGCGCGTGCCATCACCTTCCCTGAGAATCCCTCGCCACTTGGGCTGCCCTCGTTTCATACTCGGCACTGGGATCCCGTATTCGCCGCGCTCCAAGACGCCGGACTGCCGCTCTGCCTGCACTTCGGTTCGTCGAGTCACGTGCCCGGATTCGCCTCGGATGCGCCCTTGGCCGTGTCGATTGCCCTCTACAGCACCAATCTGATGGCGACCACGACCGACTTGCTGTTCTCGGGCGCGTTGCAACGCCACCCCAGGCTGAAGATCGTCTTGGCTGAAGGCGGAATCGGCTGGATACCGTACGTTGTGGAGCGGTGCGACTACGTGTGGGACCGCCACCGGTGGTACCAGGACATCGACAAACAGACTCGGCCCTCGGACCTTTTCCGCGAGCACTTCTACGGTTGTTTCATCGACGACAACTTCGGAATCCGAGTGCGGCACGACATCGGGATCGACAACCTCACCTTCGAAGTCGACTACCCACACTCCGACTCGCAATGGCCCAACACACGCCGGTACGCCACCGAGGCCTTCGCCAAGGTACCCGACGACGAGGTGCACCGCATCGTGGAACTCAACACCCGCAAGCTGTTCCGATTTGGACCCGCAGGTGAAACCGTCGATCTGTAA
- a CDS encoding VOC family protein, with amino-acid sequence MKPSICNEPSSPECLEPGRPGTGGGAAFSHVAVTVTNLERSLAFYRDGLALVEGTTYEAAGRSLAALMNIAPTGFRGVFLRAGHGYIELLEYRTPTQSNTGTRHPDAVGYAHISLLVADVDPVLSAVVEHGGAVLARLRHSFGGVEDSDIAFVADPDGNRVELIAHPHVPEARAHARFLGVDQLDWPPT; translated from the coding sequence GTGAAACCGTCGATCTGTAACGAACCGAGCTCTCCCGAATGCCTGGAGCCGGGCCGGCCAGGAACCGGGGGCGGCGCCGCGTTCTCACACGTCGCTGTCACGGTGACGAACCTGGAGCGTTCGTTGGCCTTCTACCGGGACGGACTGGCGTTGGTGGAGGGGACAACGTACGAGGCTGCCGGCCGCAGTTTGGCGGCACTGATGAACATCGCGCCGACGGGATTCCGGGGAGTGTTCCTGCGGGCGGGACACGGCTACATCGAGCTGCTCGAGTACCGCACACCCACCCAAAGCAACACGGGGACACGTCACCCCGATGCTGTTGGATACGCGCACATCAGCCTGCTCGTCGCCGACGTCGACCCGGTGCTCTCTGCCGTCGTGGAACACGGGGGCGCGGTACTGGCCCGGCTGCGGCACTCCTTTGGAGGCGTCGAAGACAGCGATATCGCGTTTGTCGCCGACCCGGACGGCAACCGCGTCGAACTCATCGCCCACCCCCATGTGCCCGAGGCTCGTGCACACGCACGGTTCCTGGGCGTCGATCAGCTGGACTGGCCACCGACCTGA